A single Filimonas effusa DNA region contains:
- a CDS encoding aminotransferase class I/II-fold pyridoxal phosphate-dependent enzyme, giving the protein MADIFERLIKNYGPIGQHRERAHGYFAFPKLEGEIGSRMKFRGKEMIVWSLNNYLGLANHPEIRKVDAEAAAQYGLALPMGARMMSGNSNYHEQLEKELAEFEHKEDAILMNFGYQGIMSAIDAICGRHDVIVYDAESHACIIDGLRLHPGHRYVFKHNDLADLEKQLDRATTLIEKQGSGGILVITEGVFGMAGDQGILKEICALKDTYEFRLMADDAHGFGTLGATGAGAGEAQGCQDGIDLYFSTFAKSMASIGAFMAGPRVIIDYIRYNIRSQIFAKSLPMPIVLGNLKRLEMLRTMPEMRQKLWDNALKLQNGLKERGFDIGNTNTMVTPVYMKGGVEEATAMVMDLRENYGIFCSIVVYPVIPKGHIIYRLIPTASHTDADIELTLKAFSETKARLDAGAYKVAAIPDMAEERV; this is encoded by the coding sequence ATGGCAGATATATTTGAGCGGCTCATTAAAAACTACGGGCCTATTGGTCAGCACCGTGAACGGGCGCATGGCTATTTTGCGTTTCCTAAGCTGGAAGGTGAAATCGGAAGCCGGATGAAATTCAGGGGGAAAGAAATGATTGTATGGAGTTTGAACAACTACCTCGGACTGGCTAACCACCCCGAAATCAGGAAAGTAGACGCCGAAGCTGCTGCTCAATATGGTCTGGCCCTGCCTATGGGAGCCCGTATGATGAGTGGTAACAGTAATTACCACGAGCAACTCGAAAAAGAGCTGGCTGAATTCGAACACAAAGAAGACGCCATTCTCATGAACTTTGGCTACCAGGGTATCATGAGTGCTATAGATGCTATCTGCGGACGTCACGATGTTATCGTATACGACGCCGAAAGCCACGCTTGTATCATCGATGGTCTTCGTCTTCACCCCGGCCATCGTTATGTGTTCAAACATAACGACCTTGCCGATCTGGAAAAGCAACTGGACCGCGCCACCACGCTGATTGAAAAGCAGGGTAGCGGTGGTATTCTCGTGATCACGGAAGGTGTATTCGGGATGGCTGGCGACCAGGGGATCCTGAAAGAGATCTGTGCATTGAAAGATACCTATGAGTTCAGGCTGATGGCAGATGATGCCCATGGTTTTGGTACACTGGGTGCAACTGGCGCCGGCGCCGGTGAAGCGCAGGGTTGCCAGGACGGTATCGACCTTTACTTTTCTACATTCGCTAAATCAATGGCTTCTATTGGTGCGTTTATGGCTGGTCCGCGCGTGATCATCGACTATATCCGTTACAATATCCGCTCCCAGATCTTTGCGAAAAGTCTTCCTATGCCTATCGTATTGGGTAACCTGAAACGCCTGGAAATGCTGCGTACCATGCCCGAAATGCGTCAAAAGCTTTGGGATAATGCGCTGAAACTTCAGAATGGCTTAAAAGAACGTGGCTTCGATATTGGCAACACCAATACCATGGTTACGCCTGTTTATATGAAAGGTGGCGTGGAAGAAGCAACTGCAATGGTGATGGATCTTCGTGAGAACTACGGTATCTTCTGCTCTATTGTAGTATATCCCGTCATTCCTAAAGGCCATATTATTTATCGCCTCATCCCAACCGCATCTCATACCGATGCGGATATCGAACTCACGCTGAAAGCTTTCAGTGAAACGAAAGCCAGGCTGGATGCAGGCGCTTACAAAGTAGCTGCTATTCCCGATATGGCGGAAGAAAGAGTATAA
- a CDS encoding Uma2 family endonuclease, producing the protein MEYTIEDDDELQTSILREAAVAYGKSFFTEKEYLSFEEKHLNKFEYYQGQIFAMAGAGARHHIIFKNVFGELAYKLKKKKCQPYGSDLRIHIPENTLFTYPDISIICGSILPSVFDAETGTHPTAIIEILSNATRDYDKGMKFRLYRDIPGFKEYVLIDSETVAAEVWRPAPEGERWLCKKVNNLSGALFIKTVELSLRMEEIYEGTLLHD; encoded by the coding sequence ATGGAATATACAATAGAGGATGATGACGAACTGCAAACGTCTATATTACGCGAAGCTGCTGTGGCATATGGCAAAAGTTTTTTTACCGAGAAAGAATATTTATCCTTCGAAGAAAAACATCTTAATAAGTTTGAATACTACCAGGGGCAAATATTCGCAATGGCAGGCGCAGGAGCCCGTCATCATATTATTTTCAAAAATGTATTCGGAGAACTGGCGTATAAGTTAAAGAAAAAGAAGTGCCAGCCTTACGGCAGCGATCTTCGTATTCATATACCTGAAAACACTTTATTTACCTATCCCGATATTTCCATTATATGCGGTTCTATTTTGCCTTCAGTCTTCGATGCTGAAACGGGAACACATCCCACTGCCATTATTGAAATTCTTTCGAATGCTACCCGCGATTACGATAAGGGTATGAAGTTCCGCCTGTATCGCGATATTCCCGGATTTAAGGAATATGTTCTCATCGATTCCGAAACTGTTGCGGCAGAGGTGTGGCGGCCCGCCCCGGAAGGAGAAAGGTGGCTGTGTAAAAAGGTAAATAACCTTTCCGGCGCTCTTTTTATCAAAACTGTAGAACTTTCTTTGCGGATGGAAGAAATATATGAAGGAACTTTACTGCATGACTAA
- a CDS encoding Nramp family divalent metal transporter, translating into MGSFSGHSSDHSLSDVHESVDTTKPRKGLRRFLAFAGPAYLVSVGYMDPGNWATDLQGGAQFGYQLIWVLLMSNLMALLLQGLSARLGIVRRRDLAQANRETYPPLVNFCLYILAELAIAACDLAEVLGMAIGIQLLTGLPVLYGVLFTVLDTFLLFYLQKLGIRKMEAFIIALVGVIGLSFLVQLIIAKPHMGDVVKGFVPTALNNEALYIAVGIIGATVMPHNLYLHSALVQTRKIGRDSFAIKQALRFNLADSAVALNAAFLVNAAILILAASVFHTSGNTSVASLEDAHRLLEPMLGSTLAPALFAIALIAAGQSSTVTGTLAGQIVMEGYLQLRINPLLRRLLTRLIAIVPAVLVILIYGDQELDALLVLSQVILSLQLGFAIIPLIHFVSDKKTMGEFVIRWHVKVAAWIVTAVLIFLNVNMVLDQARELFASEGRLVQKSLTIAAGLVFSWLFIMMTFLPFIQRRRARQSAMHGESKPLTNLAIPAISKIAIALDFGGNDEKLIAHAISQGDKRVSYLLLHIVETVSARYLGAAADDEETRKDQQRLHYYASQLQALGYEVETALGYKDRVNEIVRLVKTSDAGLLVMGAHRHTGLKDFLYGATVDQVRHKLVIPILIVN; encoded by the coding sequence ATGGGTAGCTTCTCCGGACATTCATCGGATCATTCTCTCAGCGATGTGCATGAAAGTGTTGATACAACTAAGCCCCGTAAAGGCTTGCGGCGCTTCCTGGCTTTTGCAGGGCCCGCCTATCTCGTTAGCGTTGGCTATATGGACCCCGGTAACTGGGCCACTGATTTACAGGGTGGCGCGCAGTTTGGTTATCAACTGATCTGGGTATTACTGATGAGTAATCTCATGGCGCTGTTATTACAGGGGCTTAGCGCCAGGCTGGGAATTGTAAGACGACGTGACCTGGCCCAGGCTAACAGGGAAACCTATCCGCCCCTGGTGAATTTTTGCCTTTATATACTTGCCGAGTTGGCTATTGCGGCCTGCGATCTTGCAGAGGTGCTGGGTATGGCAATAGGTATTCAGCTGCTTACCGGGTTGCCGGTATTATATGGTGTATTGTTTACAGTACTCGACACCTTTCTGCTGTTCTACCTGCAAAAGCTGGGTATCCGCAAAATGGAGGCATTTATCATTGCCCTGGTTGGTGTTATCGGGTTATCGTTTCTTGTTCAGCTTATTATCGCGAAGCCCCATATGGGCGACGTTGTAAAAGGGTTTGTACCTACTGCGCTCAACAACGAAGCATTGTACATTGCTGTTGGTATTATAGGGGCAACGGTAATGCCACACAATTTATACCTGCACTCCGCCCTGGTGCAAACTCGAAAGATAGGACGCGATAGTTTTGCCATTAAACAGGCACTGCGTTTTAATCTTGCCGATAGTGCTGTAGCCCTGAATGCAGCTTTCCTGGTGAATGCGGCTATTCTTATTCTGGCGGCATCTGTTTTTCATACCTCGGGAAATACTTCTGTCGCCAGCCTCGAAGATGCACACCGGTTGCTGGAACCCATGCTGGGAAGCACTTTGGCGCCGGCTTTGTTTGCCATCGCTTTAATTGCAGCAGGACAGAGCAGTACCGTTACCGGTACGCTGGCAGGACAAATAGTGATGGAAGGCTATCTTCAATTGCGGATCAACCCGCTCTTACGGCGTTTGCTTACCAGGCTTATTGCGATTGTGCCCGCGGTGCTGGTGATCCTTATTTATGGTGATCAGGAACTGGACGCCCTGCTGGTGCTGAGCCAGGTGATCCTTAGCCTGCAGCTTGGATTTGCCATTATACCATTGATCCATTTCGTTAGCGATAAAAAGACGATGGGTGAATTTGTCATCAGGTGGCACGTGAAGGTGGCGGCGTGGATAGTTACTGCTGTGCTCATCTTCCTGAATGTAAACATGGTGCTCGACCAGGCGAGAGAACTGTTTGCCAGCGAAGGACGGCTGGTGCAAAAGAGCTTGACAATTGCCGCCGGACTGGTTTTCTCCTGGCTATTTATAATGATGACATTTCTGCCATTTATCCAGAGAAGGCGTGCACGGCAAAGCGCTATGCATGGCGAAAGCAAGCCGCTGACAAACCTTGCTATCCCTGCTATCAGCAAAATAGCGATAGCGCTCGATTTTGGCGGGAACGATGAAAAGCTGATCGCACATGCTATTTCGCAGGGCGATAAAAGGGTAAGTTATTTACTGCTTCATATTGTGGAAACTGTTTCTGCCAGGTATCTGGGAGCGGCGGCTGATGATGAAGAGACCAGGAAAGACCAGCAGCGTTTACACTACTATGCCAGTCAGCTGCAGGCATTAGGATACGAAGTGGAAACCGCATTGGGCTACAAAGACCGCGTCAATGAAATTGTGCGTCTTGTAAAGACCTCGGACGCTGGTTTGCTTGTCATGGGCGCACACAGGCATACCGGGCTAAAGGATTTCCTTTATGGTGCTACGGTCGACCAGGTACGGCACAAACTTGTTATCCCCATTCTTATCGTTAATTAA
- a CDS encoding APC family permease, translating to MEQPQLSRRISLLQATAINMTDMVGIGPFVVLSVVAKTMHGPWFLYAWIAGAVLSLTDAMIWSELGASFPQAGGSYNFLKEGFGPRTGKLMSFLFVWQTMIQAPLVIASAAIGFAQYTGYLIPLGFAGSKLVSGSVVVLIVFLLYRKIETIGKISVLLWVGVLITMVWIISGGITHGNFLEPVKRMNEGLELNYAFAAALGFASVKTVYSYLGYYNVCHLGAEIKQPEKNIPRSMFISIIGIAILYLCMNISVASVLPLEQIEKSEFVVSEFIQALAGPVAATIATVLILWVAFASVFSATLGYSRIPYAAAKDGAFFSIFARVHPTKHFPHISLLFLGAVAFIFSLLFKIQEVISAILAMRILIQFIAQAVGLLLLHKRKGKRFFSWRMPFYPLPVLLAIAIWICIFISTGAPMMLAGAGVTIAGTIVYYLKNRLIKR from the coding sequence ATGGAGCAACCACAACTTTCACGCCGCATTAGTTTATTGCAGGCGACGGCGATCAATATGACGGATATGGTGGGCATCGGCCCTTTTGTAGTGTTAAGTGTTGTCGCGAAAACCATGCATGGACCGTGGTTCTTATATGCATGGATAGCAGGCGCTGTTCTATCCCTTACCGATGCCATGATCTGGAGCGAACTGGGCGCCAGCTTTCCGCAGGCCGGCGGCAGTTATAACTTTCTCAAAGAAGGCTTTGGCCCGCGAACCGGGAAACTCATGAGCTTCCTTTTCGTGTGGCAAACCATGATACAGGCGCCACTGGTGATAGCCTCAGCAGCCATTGGCTTTGCCCAATATACCGGTTATCTTATTCCATTAGGCTTCGCAGGCAGCAAATTGGTCAGCGGATCAGTGGTCGTATTAATCGTTTTCCTGTTGTACCGGAAAATAGAAACGATAGGAAAGATAAGTGTCTTATTATGGGTGGGCGTATTGATCACCATGGTTTGGATCATCAGCGGAGGCATCACCCATGGCAATTTCCTCGAGCCTGTAAAACGCATGAATGAAGGCCTGGAACTGAACTACGCTTTTGCCGCTGCGCTGGGTTTTGCCAGCGTTAAAACAGTATACAGCTATCTTGGCTACTATAACGTTTGTCACCTGGGGGCCGAAATAAAACAGCCTGAGAAAAATATTCCCCGCAGCATGTTCATTTCCATCATAGGTATAGCCATCTTATATCTGTGTATGAATATCAGCGTTGCCTCGGTGCTTCCGCTGGAACAGATAGAGAAAAGTGAGTTCGTTGTCAGTGAATTCATCCAGGCATTAGCAGGGCCCGTTGCGGCAACAATAGCAACAGTGCTTATTCTCTGGGTAGCCTTCGCCTCTGTATTCTCTGCAACACTGGGTTACAGCCGCATACCTTATGCTGCCGCCAAAGACGGCGCCTTCTTTTCCATCTTTGCACGCGTGCACCCTACGAAACATTTTCCGCATATTTCCTTGCTGTTTCTTGGCGCAGTCGCTTTTATTTTCAGCCTGCTCTTCAAGATCCAGGAAGTCATCAGCGCTATCCTCGCCATGAGAATATTGATCCAGTTCATAGCGCAGGCGGTTGGTTTATTACTGCTGCATAAACGAAAAGGAAAACGTTTCTTCTCCTGGCGTATGCCTTTCTATCCATTGCCGGTGCTGCTGGCAATTGCCATCTGGATCTGCATCTTTATTTCAACAGGCGCACCTATGATGCTGGCAGGCGCAGGTGTCACTATTGCCGGCACCATTGTGTATTACCTGAAAAACAGACTTATCAAAAGATAA
- the glgP gene encoding alpha-glucan family phosphorylase, which yields MNFRNFQVPYQIDDRYKTKVAYFSMEFAVHQPLKIYSGGLGFLSGSHLRSAYELRQNLIGIGILWKYGYYDQTRNQDQTLQVTWMEKAYSFLEDTGIKFQILIHDAPVWVKAYYLAPETFNSAPLFLLSTDLPENDYVSQTITHRLYDANVATKIAQFILLGVGGAKLVDELGFSPDRYHLNEAHGVSAAFYLLNKFKSVDMVKQHLVFTTHTPEEAGNEKHDIYLCHKMSYFCGLSIDEIRKLTGIQDDQFNHSLAALRLAHQANGVSQLHGHVSREMWGKYEGLAPIASITNAQNWRYWSDKQLYRFMEAQDEAGFDDRKKHLKKRAFEIVADQTGKLFDPGVLTIVWSRRFAGYKRADFLTQDKARFEKLLSNTRYPVQIIWAGKPYPADYPAISQFNSLVHLSKNYKNVAVLVGYELGLSKRLKQSADIWLNNPRVPREASGTSGMTAAMNGAVNFSTDDGWIPEFIDHGHNGFVVPKADYMNMSVQQQDEYDLNKIYDILENEILPLYYDRYETWRQIIQNGMRDVRFQFDSNRMAHEYYEILYK from the coding sequence ATGAATTTTAGAAATTTTCAGGTTCCTTACCAGATTGACGACAGATACAAGACGAAGGTGGCTTATTTCTCAATGGAGTTTGCAGTACATCAACCATTAAAAATATACAGTGGCGGCCTCGGCTTCCTGTCTGGTTCGCATCTCCGGAGTGCTTATGAGTTAAGGCAGAATTTAATTGGCATAGGTATTCTGTGGAAGTATGGCTACTATGATCAAACCCGCAACCAGGACCAAACCCTGCAGGTAACCTGGATGGAGAAGGCATACAGCTTCCTTGAAGACACAGGAATTAAATTCCAGATCCTTATACATGATGCACCGGTATGGGTAAAAGCTTACTACCTGGCGCCTGAAACATTCAACAGCGCTCCGTTATTCCTGTTAAGCACCGACTTACCGGAAAATGATTATGTATCGCAAACTATTACACACAGGCTTTACGATGCCAACGTAGCTACTAAAATTGCACAGTTCATTCTTCTTGGAGTGGGTGGCGCCAAACTGGTAGACGAGCTGGGCTTTTCACCAGACCGCTATCATCTTAACGAAGCCCATGGTGTTTCAGCGGCATTTTACCTGCTCAACAAATTCAAGAGTGTTGACATGGTGAAACAACACCTTGTTTTCACTACACACACGCCTGAAGAAGCCGGCAACGAAAAGCATGATATTTACCTCTGCCATAAAATGAGCTATTTCTGTGGTCTCAGCATTGATGAGATCAGGAAATTAACAGGCATACAAGACGATCAGTTCAACCACTCACTTGCCGCCCTGCGCCTGGCACACCAGGCAAATGGCGTATCACAATTGCATGGTCATGTATCGCGGGAAATGTGGGGTAAGTATGAAGGGCTTGCTCCCATCGCCTCCATTACCAATGCACAGAACTGGCGCTATTGGTCGGACAAACAGCTCTATCGTTTTATGGAAGCGCAGGACGAGGCTGGCTTCGATGACCGTAAGAAACATTTGAAGAAAAGAGCATTTGAAATAGTCGCGGATCAAACCGGTAAACTGTTTGACCCCGGTGTATTAACCATAGTATGGTCGCGTCGCTTTGCCGGTTACAAACGTGCCGATTTCCTGACACAGGACAAGGCCCGTTTTGAAAAACTGCTCAGCAATACACGTTATCCTGTACAGATCATCTGGGCCGGGAAACCTTATCCTGCCGACTATCCTGCGATCTCTCAATTCAACAGCCTGGTACACCTGAGTAAAAACTACAAAAATGTAGCAGTGCTGGTGGGTTACGAACTGGGATTAAGCAAACGCCTGAAACAATCGGCGGATATATGGCTGAACAATCCCCGTGTACCCCGTGAAGCCTCCGGAACAAGCGGTATGACTGCTGCTATGAATGGTGCGGTGAATTTTTCAACGGATGACGGATGGATACCTGAATTTATAGATCACGGTCATAATGGCTTCGTTGTTCCTAAAGCTGACTATATGAATATGAGCGTGCAGCAGCAGGACGAATACGATCTGAACAAGATCTATGATATCCTGGAGAATGAAATATTACCGCTGTATTACGACCGTTATGAAACATGGCGCCAGATCATCCAGAACGGTATGCGTGACGTACGCTTCCAGTTCGATAGTAATCGCATGGCACATGAATACTACGAGATCCTTTACAAATAG
- a CDS encoding NADP-dependent isocitrate dehydrogenase, with product MAEKIKVANPVVELDGDEMTRIIWKFIKDKLILPYLDVEIKYYDLGMEYRDETNDQVTIDAANAIKQYGVGIKCATITPDEARVEEFKLKQMWKSPNGTIRNILDGTVFREPIVCKNVPRLVPNWTAPICIGRHAFGDQYRATDFVTKGKGKLTIKFEGENGDVQEFEVYNFKGDGVALAMYNTDESIKGFARACFNQALSKKWPLYLSTKNTILKKYDGRFKDIFEEIYQNEFKTAFTEAGIVYEHRLIDDMVASALKWNGNFVWACKNYDGDVQSDTVAQGFGSLGLMTSTLVTPDGKVMEAEAAHGTVTRHYREHQKGKPTSTNPIASIFAWTRGLEFRGKLDNNQELIDFCHALEAVCIETVESGKMTKDLAVCLHGNKVEHGKDYLYTEEFLEALDQNLKKKLGK from the coding sequence ATGGCTGAAAAAATCAAAGTAGCCAACCCCGTTGTGGAGCTGGATGGCGACGAGATGACGAGAATTATATGGAAATTCATTAAAGACAAGTTGATTCTTCCTTACCTGGACGTAGAGATCAAATATTACGATCTGGGAATGGAGTACCGCGATGAAACCAATGATCAGGTAACTATTGATGCAGCCAACGCTATTAAACAATATGGTGTAGGTATTAAATGCGCTACCATTACTCCTGATGAAGCAAGGGTAGAAGAGTTCAAGCTGAAGCAAATGTGGAAGAGCCCTAACGGCACTATCCGCAACATTCTCGATGGAACCGTATTCCGTGAGCCTATCGTTTGCAAAAACGTACCACGCCTGGTTCCTAACTGGACTGCTCCCATTTGTATTGGCCGCCATGCTTTTGGTGACCAATACCGTGCTACCGATTTCGTTACAAAAGGAAAAGGTAAACTAACCATCAAATTTGAAGGGGAGAACGGTGATGTGCAGGAGTTCGAAGTATACAATTTCAAAGGCGACGGTGTTGCCCTGGCAATGTACAATACGGATGAAAGTATTAAAGGCTTTGCACGTGCCTGCTTTAACCAGGCGCTGAGCAAAAAATGGCCTTTGTATCTGAGCACCAAGAATACCATCCTTAAAAAATATGATGGTCGCTTTAAAGATATTTTTGAAGAGATCTACCAGAACGAATTCAAAACAGCATTCACCGAAGCAGGTATCGTGTACGAACACCGCCTGATCGATGATATGGTGGCGAGCGCGTTGAAATGGAACGGTAACTTTGTATGGGCTTGTAAAAACTATGACGGCGACGTACAAAGTGATACGGTAGCGCAAGGTTTCGGTTCGCTGGGCCTTATGACTTCTACACTCGTTACGCCTGATGGTAAAGTAATGGAAGCTGAAGCGGCACACGGTACCGTTACACGTCACTACCGCGAGCATCAGAAAGGTAAACCTACTTCAACCAACCCTATCGCTTCTATCTTTGCATGGACAAGAGGGCTTGAATTCCGCGGTAAGCTCGATAACAACCAGGAGCTGATCGACTTTTGTCATGCGCTGGAAGCGGTTTGTATTGAAACGGTAGAAAGTGGTAAGATGACAAAAGACCTCGCTGTTTGCTTACATGGCAACAAAGTGGAGCATGGTAAAGATTACCTGTATACCGAAGAGTTCCTGGAAGCACTGGATCAAAACCTGAAGAAAAAATTAGGTAAATAG
- the pafA gene encoding alkaline phosphatase PafA — translation MKKGVLILTAFLVTGSSIFGQRTTKTAVAPKTVSTVARPKLVVGIVIDQMRWDYLYRFNGLFKANGGFKRLLNEGFSCENTFIPYTPTYTAAGHASVYTGSVPAVDGITGNNWYDKLQNKVVYCTEDNTVTTVGASGDAGKMSPRNLLPTTVTDELRLSTNFESKVIGVALKDRGSILPAGHSANAAYWYDGKSGNFVTSTYYTNELPEWVQLFNDRKVVDSLYKLNWTLSLDKETYSEYCTDDIKKYEGKPFGADATGFPYDLSKFAGSDYSKISSTPQGNTLTAEMAKEAVLKEKLGKGKVTDFLAVSFSSPDYIGHAFGPNSWEQLDNYVKLDETLGKLFEFLDAQVGKNQYTVFLTADHGVAHVPGFSKENNLPGGTFGQTLIKDLNSGLKERFGKDNVVKGTYNFQLVLNQGLFDSSDLDKEAVTEWILSYLLKQEGVANAFELSKLAQTTLTPVLKERITNGYYPTRCGDIQYVLKPGYMESGSTGTTHGLWNPYDSHIPLLFYGWGIKHGRTTRETYMTDISATIAALLRIQMPSGCVGQVIEEPLSR, via the coding sequence ATGAAAAAAGGTGTACTTATTTTAACAGCATTTTTGGTAACCGGCAGCTCCATTTTCGGCCAGCGGACCACCAAAACGGCTGTTGCCCCCAAAACTGTATCCACAGTTGCGCGTCCAAAACTGGTAGTAGGCATTGTAATCGACCAGATGCGTTGGGATTACCTCTATCGTTTTAACGGCTTGTTCAAGGCCAACGGCGGCTTCAAACGCCTTTTAAATGAAGGTTTCAGCTGCGAAAACACTTTTATTCCCTATACTCCAACCTATACCGCTGCAGGGCATGCCAGCGTTTATACCGGCAGCGTACCCGCAGTAGACGGCATTACCGGTAATAACTGGTACGATAAACTGCAGAACAAAGTTGTTTATTGTACAGAAGACAATACCGTTACTACAGTAGGCGCCAGCGGCGATGCAGGCAAAATGAGTCCCCGCAACCTGCTTCCTACTACTGTTACCGATGAATTACGCCTGTCGACCAATTTCGAAAGCAAAGTAATAGGTGTAGCGTTGAAAGACCGTGGTTCTATTTTACCGGCAGGCCATTCTGCCAATGCCGCTTACTGGTACGATGGCAAATCGGGCAACTTCGTTACCAGCACTTATTATACCAACGAGTTACCTGAATGGGTACAGTTGTTCAACGACAGGAAGGTAGTGGACTCACTTTATAAACTGAACTGGACCTTGTCTTTAGACAAGGAAACCTATTCGGAATACTGCACAGACGACATCAAAAAATACGAAGGGAAACCTTTTGGTGCCGACGCCACAGGCTTTCCTTACGACCTGTCTAAATTTGCCGGCTCGGACTACAGCAAAATTTCCTCCACCCCACAAGGCAACACACTTACTGCCGAAATGGCGAAAGAAGCTGTGTTAAAAGAGAAACTGGGCAAGGGCAAAGTAACCGACTTCCTGGCCGTAAGCTTTTCTTCTCCTGATTACATTGGCCATGCTTTTGGCCCTAATTCATGGGAGCAACTCGACAACTATGTGAAACTCGACGAAACCCTGGGTAAACTCTTCGAATTCCTCGATGCACAAGTTGGCAAAAACCAATACACGGTATTCCTGACAGCCGACCATGGCGTAGCGCATGTTCCTGGCTTTTCCAAGGAAAACAATCTTCCCGGCGGCACATTCGGGCAAACATTGATAAAAGACCTGAACAGCGGTTTAAAAGAAAGGTTTGGAAAGGACAACGTGGTTAAAGGCACGTACAACTTTCAACTGGTACTCAACCAGGGGTTGTTCGACAGCTCCGACCTCGACAAGGAAGCTGTTACAGAGTGGATCCTCAGCTATCTCCTGAAACAAGAGGGCGTAGCCAATGCATTTGAATTAAGCAAACTGGCGCAAACGACTCTTACACCTGTATTAAAAGAAAGGATCACCAACGGTTATTATCCAACACGCTGTGGCGATATCCAGTATGTATTGAAACCAGGTTATATGGAATCGGGTTCTACAGGCACCACACACGGTCTCTGGAATCCTTACGACTCTCATATTCCATTGTTGTTTTATGGCTGGGGTATCAAACACGGCAGAACAACCAGGGAAACCTATATGACTGATATAAGCGCCACTATCGCAGCATTACTGCGCATCCAGATGCCGAGCGGCTGTGTAGGCCAGGTAATAGAAGAGCCTTTAAGCAGGTAA
- a CDS encoding YpdA family putative bacillithiol disulfide reductase, producing MTKYDVLIIGGGPIGLACGIAARKAGLNYVIIEKGPLASSLFNYPLFMTFFSTSDRLEIGGVPFMSLNPKPNRQEALEYYRRVQQKFELNTRFFEEVTGIQQHEPHLFTVTTSKEVYTAGNVIIATGFYGIPIYMNVPGEELPKVTHYYKEPQYYAFQKVLVVGANNSAVDAALETYRKGADVTMVIRQDKIGERVKYWVKPDIENRIEEGSIKAYFNASVHAIREKEVDIQTPDGIVTIPNDFVLAMTGYRPDFSLLQQAGIALSDDEVRCPVYNPGTMETNQPGVYLAGVVCGGMNTHKWFIENSREHADKIIAHIKQG from the coding sequence ATGACTAAATATGACGTGTTGATTATAGGAGGAGGGCCCATTGGCCTGGCTTGCGGTATTGCAGCCCGGAAGGCGGGATTGAATTATGTGATCATTGAGAAAGGGCCTCTTGCCAGCAGCTTGTTTAATTATCCTTTATTTATGACCTTCTTTTCTACATCGGACAGGCTGGAAATAGGAGGAGTGCCTTTCATGAGTTTGAATCCCAAGCCCAACAGGCAGGAGGCATTGGAGTATTACAGGCGTGTACAGCAGAAATTTGAGCTGAATACCCGCTTTTTTGAAGAGGTGACAGGTATACAGCAGCACGAACCGCATTTATTTACAGTAACCACTTCTAAAGAAGTGTATACTGCCGGCAATGTAATTATTGCAACCGGTTTTTACGGTATTCCTATCTACATGAATGTTCCGGGAGAAGAGCTGCCGAAGGTGACGCATTATTATAAGGAACCGCAATACTATGCCTTTCAGAAAGTGCTGGTAGTGGGCGCCAATAATTCGGCAGTAGATGCTGCGCTGGAAACCTATCGTAAAGGGGCCGACGTTACGATGGTGATAAGACAGGACAAGATAGGGGAGCGGGTGAAATACTGGGTAAAACCGGATATAGAAAACAGGATCGAAGAGGGGAGTATCAAGGCGTATTTTAACGCTTCCGTTCACGCCATCCGCGAAAAAGAGGTCGATATTCAAACGCCTGATGGAATAGTTACTATACCCAATGATTTTGTGTTGGCCATGACAGGCTATCGCCCCGATTTCTCTTTATTGCAACAGGCCGGCATAGCGTTGTCTGATGACGAAGTGCGCTGCCCGGTGTATAATCCCGGTACAATGGAAACCAACCAGCCCGGCGTTTACCTGGCCGGAGTGGTGTGCGGTGGTATGAATACTCACAAATGGTTTATTGAAAATTCAAGGGAACATGCTGATAAGATCATTGCGCATATAAAACAGGGCTGA